In Amaranthus tricolor cultivar Red isolate AtriRed21 chromosome 5, ASM2621246v1, whole genome shotgun sequence, a genomic segment contains:
- the LOC130813308 gene encoding uncharacterized protein LOC130813308, with product MAVPERTNGMIGDDDNDVEDGLYEVQTVVEFEETPPHLRDLAAASQSGDLPALRQALDDLDGHIDEPIEDGDTALHLTCLYGHLPCVQLLLERGASLEAKDEDGAIPLHDACAGGFTEIVQFLISRAFDPECLRRMFDAVDVEGDTPLHHAARGEHLDVVRLLLAHGASPNKKNIYGKIPAELAEPETEVKRLLEAAANAISS from the exons ATGGCGGTACCCGAGCGAACGAACGGTATGATTGGAGACGACGACAACGACGTTGAAGATGGCCTCTATGAAGTACAAACTGTCGTTGAATTCGAGGAGACTCCTCCCCACCTCCGTGACCTCGCCGCCGCCTCTCAGTCCGGTGACCTCCCTGCCCTCCGCCAAGCGCTCG ATGACTTGGATGGCCATATTGATGAGCCTATTGAAGACGGAGATACCGCTCTCCACCTGACATGTCTCTATGGTCATTTGCCTTGTGTTCAG CTGCTCTTGGAACGAGGAGCCTCCTTGGAAGCCAAAGATGAAGATGGAGCAATTCCGTTGCATGATGCTTGTGCAGGGG GATTTACTGAAATAGTTCAATTCCTTATCAGCAGAGCCTTCGATCCAGAATGCTTGAGAAGGATGTTTGATGCTGTTGATGTCGAAGGTGACACT CCGCTTCATCATGCAGCACGAGGTGAACATCTAGATGTTGTAAGGTTGCTGCTCGCTCATGGGGCTTCTCCTAATAAGAAAAACATATATGGCAAG ATTCCAGCCGAGCTAGCTGAACCAGAGACGGAAGTGAAGAGGCTTTTAGAAGCTGCTGCAAATGCTATATCATCTTAA